cttccatcacatgcacagataactcccagcatgcttcactctacagcagggctactgaggcctgctgtagagtgcaggactagtcaggtaagtttccatgatattactgggaaaatatattagcatgctgattgaggattgttcatctgttcatctagactatttccattcatttatccatcaattgtaaaatatgtttacagattattccaattgtttggctaactatttatatctctagcattgcattagtgtttttttacaaacttttttctcatcttattctacagaacaatgccacgtgcactctctcatgtgtggagacatttcacctcatccaatgtagaaggaaaggctgtgtacatttgcaaatactgtgcaaagacctatgttaagaatgacacaacgatgcagaagcatatagtcaagtgcccaaagtttcctcagggctcaaatcagcctatgacacaacaaaatgtttatatttatgtctgtatatgacaaggtaaatacagttagtataaattacccacaacatttccagtttattcccatttattcccgttaattcctgttaattcacgttaattcacgtatattcctgttaattcccatggaaagtttccaactttgaatattcacggaattttgcaaccctagtcgtgATGCAAGTAATGAtattatcaaataaataaaacaatcaaatgttTCTATGAAAAATAGCGTAAGTAGGTAGCTATGAAATTAAATCCTGAAATATTCAGTTCCTGTGTAAACATCAGCCTCTCGTCTACCTTCAGCGTGTCCTCGTCCGGCGGCTGCGTCTCGCCGAGCGGCGACGGCGTGGTGGAGCTGAAGCTGTCGTCGTTGAAGTCGATGAGCGACACCTCGCTCCTGGCCGAGCGCACCAgggccccgcccccctcccagGGGCGGAGCTTCAGACCCAGAGACGCCCCGAGCCGCTTCAGGCCCGAAGAGGAGCCGgggtcgtcgtcgtcgtcgtaaTCGTCCATGACCGAGTCGTAGAACGgctctgcacacagacacacacacacacacacacacacacacacacacacacacagacacacacacacgcagacacacaaaaacacacagagtcagatATTAAAAGCTGCAGGTTTTTAAAGGTCAGATATTCGGCCACAAAGAGTGAAACGTACTCTTCAGCAGAACAGCCGGCTGAGGAGGCCGAGGGGGGGGTTGCTCTGGAAGAGAGAGAATTTAATTACTGAAAATTATCcgttttctttattgttaaaatctaaaataaacatTGTTAGTGCTGATTATGTGTGTTTTTCGTGTTTGGATGAACGTACTCTTGGCCCGGTTTGGGAGTTTGGTCGGTCGGGCGATGCCGGCCTCCATTCCCAGGACGTCGGGGGGGTCCATGGGGTTCCCCAGGTACAGACTGGGAGAAAGAAGAACAGTTATGAAGCTGATTTAATGGATTCATGTTGCAGTTAATTCATTATGATTTGTTCATCAACACTTTGCTCCTGTAACAGAATCTTGTTGGATAGTTGCTCTGGGATTAGAAGTCTGTTTAGCAGGAAgttgtgtatgcgtgtgtgaaCTGTGCATCAGAACGTCAGGTGGTGCACTGCTGCCCCCCAGTGGAGAGTTTGAACACAAGCAATTCAAAACACACTCAAAATTCAGGCTTAACTCCACAAGATCTGATGAGATATTAGAGTTTGTTGCTTATGATGAGCCATTTAAATGATAAGGTGCCATTTTAACCATTAGAAATGTAGATTTAAATCATTCCCATGGTTAATCACTGGTTTGTGATGAATGTGAAGGGTTTACAGGacaatttaaagcaacacttcaGTAATACTGAAACTGttactgagcagcagcgccccctgcagccacgaGTGGTGACTCATTCTCTCTAAGCAATTTAGTAGTTTCTATGTAGACAAAAAACTATATttctgtaacaaatccaccaataaGGTTCTGTCCTCTCTTTAAAGTTTCCTGGTGAATACTGGAGATACCTCTCAGTCTTTTTAACTGACCTACACTCCATGTGATGTTGATATCTGTGCATTATGAACCTGTCTATGCGGTCTGCGTGTCCCCAGCTCCTGTGGGGGTCCGTGTCTCCGTGGCCCGTGTGGATGAAGGAGTGTTTGAGCGGTCGGCTGATGTCGTGGGCCGACAGCCCGGCCACCGCCGTCACCACGTGGCGAGGGAACTGCCCGAAACGCAGCGTCCGCCTGTTCTGACCTCGCCACCAGTAATGCTCCgccctgaaaacacacatacacacacatggaaacacacaaataccaGTTTAACATCTTTCTACTGCCGTGATTCCTCTAACATGCAGATAACACAGGAGGTAATGGGGGGGGTTTCCCTGAGGACAACAAACTGTCACATGATGAGACTTCAGGAAATGAAGTTCTATCTTATtaagttgtggttttaaattcgAGCCTCCTCAGCAGGAGCCACAATACTTCTGTCACGAGTCGGTAACGAGTCAGTAATTACAGTAATTCTCCACAATGCAAAGAATCCTGGAACAACAATGGACccgtgtgttgtgttgtgaaacaGTGAGTTTGTGTAGAAGCAGCGATCCTGCTGATCcaacacagagtcacacactGACCTTCCCTCTATGATGGTGATCACGTCGTTCATCTGGATCTGGAGCTTGTCTTCGTCCTCAAAGTCCTGCAGGGATCTCATGTCCGTGGGCATCGTCTGCAGAGGACACGCAGTCTTTACACAAGTGTCTCACACAACTGGCACACACTATTCTAGATTCTTTCCCTGTAGTGTCCTTTATCTGCCTGGTGCATCACTCTgagtgtttgatttgattataaGTAAATGAATCTTCCTTTCCTGACATTTTTCAACCATCACGTCACTAATAAAGGCAAAGAATGGCCATAAAAACTATTCATATAAAATGTGCAAATTCTCTTTCTTTAGGGGGAAAAGGAGacaattttcaacattttttaaagacaaaactAAATTTCCACACTCAACATTTGTGCCGTCCTCAATAAAATCTACTTTATCTGAAGGAACAAAAGTCGGATTCATATTTCTTATGGACACATTTGCTGAGATTTAAGATGCAGGCGCCTTTATCTGTGTGAGTTTGGTCTGAACCTGCCAATCAATCTACCTCGAGCAGAAAGTCTCTGAGTGCGATGAAGGTGGGTCTGTCCTCAGGTTTGGGGCTCCAGCACTGCAGCATCACGTTGTAAACGTCCAGAGGACAGTCCTCTGGTTTACTTAACCTCTCGGCCTCCACGTCCACCTTGTGCAGgatctgcagacacacacacacaaaggaattGTAACTCTCTGAAAAGCCATTATTAACTGAGACGAGAGAGGCTGACGTTGTCTTTGCTTGTACCTGACTCCCGTTGAGGCCGATCCACGGCTCCTGTCCGTGGGTGAACATCTCCCACAGAGTGACGGCAAACATCCAGGTGTCCGACGCATGAGAGAAAGAACGAGACTTCAGAGACTCCGGGGCGCACCTGAGGAGAACCAAGGACAAAGGTGGACAtgcagagaaaaagacagacagattgtgttgaaccagaaccagaaccaggcgGATCCTGTCCTCACCAGGGGAACGGGACCTTGTGACCCTCCTCCATGATGTAGTGGTCGGTGTGTGTCGGCAGCGCCCTCATCAGGCCGAAGTCTCCGATCTTCACCGTGTCGTTGGTGGACAGAAGAACGTTGCGGGCGGCGAGGTCTCTGTGGAGGAAACGCCTCTGCTCCAGGTAGGCCATGCCACACGCCACctacacacggacacacaacacacacacacacacacacacacacacacacacacacacacacacacacacacacacacacacacacacacacagagagagaaaatgattgtcaaacaaacaagcagaaatAGTTTAAACCTTAAAATCCAGAGTTAGAGACAGTTTGACAGTGATTGTTCTATTAGGTGGGttgaattaataatttattgtcACGAACATACAATGAAAACAAGCTTAAgtatattttttacagtgcaaTTTTGTCTCAAACTGCTCCACAAACATCTGGACCAAGGATATGAAGAAATGAAAGAAGGAGGTTTCCCTTCAGCTCTGTGCACGGACCTGAACAGCGTAGTTACAGAGGGACAAGATGAGGATGTGACCCTGACGCTTCCTGAGCCGATCCAACAGGGAGCCCAGAGGAGCCAGCTCAGccacctacacacagacacacaccacaggtACACAAAGATCAGATCAGCAACAACAcctatagtccaggcaaagtagcccattttggagccaaaaatagaagtaattgtaaaagaatttttttcagcatagattatttctatgaggtgtccagaacaacatactaaaagtcctaagaaatcctagttgaggaaatatgtttaattctcatcaatgtgtgacaataaggcccggcaacaatacaccccaaaaagactatttttttcctttactccaatcaaaataaaactttacacaatgaaagttgccatgaaacgtaacattttttgtattacaagtttctttgaaaatgaatttatgtatgtatttgtaatacatatgaatggtgtttgcctatgcaaatgaggacatattcaataagtgtggagctcatgtgcttgtcaaattcatttcaaaagaaacttgtaatacaaaaaatgttacgtttcatggttactttcattgtgtaaagttttattttgattggagtaaaggaaaaaaatagtctttttggggtgtattgttgccttattggcacattgatgagaattaaacatatttcctcaactaggatttcttaggacttttagtatgttgttctggacacctcatagaaatgatctatgctgaattattttacaattagtcggtcgtaaaacgctactttgcctggactactgTGCCTGTACACGTGTGTGGGTCAAGGGACAGTAGATACAGTAatgaagcctgtgtgtgtgtgtgtgtttgtttaccatcTTCATGGGCTGTGTGAGGACGATGCCGTACAGCCGGATCAGGTTCTGGTGGCTCAGCGAGTGCATGGCGTTCACCTCCCGGATGAAGTCGTCCAGCCCGTCAGAGTCCAACACGCCGGCTTTCAGACACTTCACCGCCACCGACAACTGGAGACGAGGAGGGAGAGACGCACAAACATCAGCAACAAACAGTTGAATCCCTCAGGTTTGAAGCAGATGTGTGTTTCccagactcctccctcctctcaccacTCTGCCGTTGGGACCGGTCCACTCTCCTCGCCGCACCACGCCGAACGTGCCGTCTCCGAGCCGCTCGAACAGCTGCAGCTCCGCCTCCCTGATCAGGCAGGTGAGGGACGCCGTCGGCTCGCTGGCGGCGGGCGCCCGGCTGGACGACGCCCCCTGGGGGACGGGCTGCTGGGGGTCGGCGTCAGAGCGTTTCACTGGAAATACCTGACGATGCAAAAGGAGCAACAGGATTTCATTAATGCCCTGCCACATTACTCTGTATATACAAGATTATGTTTATGTGAATTTGGACTGGAGAACATCAGTAGCTGAAAAAGCACCAATGTGTTTCTCTTATATTTAATAGCAGAAATATGAAAAGGAGGAGATATCTCATTTGGATTTCAAACTTTGGTGACTATGAGGATATTTTCCCTCAGATCTCAGAATCAGTTCTGGTTGAAAATCTGCCTGTTCCACTGTAGAACTAAAcatctgtgtgttgtttgtgttgtttgtgttgtttgtgcacCTTGCTCATCCAGGACTTTCGTTTATAAAGAGCTCTTCTCCTCTTGACCGCCTCCCACAGCCTCCTTTGACCTgagccaacacaaacacagacaacagaTTAGATTCATACTTTAGCTTCTTACACAGCAGACTTATAGTCTAGTGACTTAATACTGCAACACTTAATTTATGACTACATATAACATCATAAAAATTGgccgatatgagcctttcagaCATCTCAGTATCTGCGTCTATGATAAATAGTAGTTTAATCTGTTTTATATCAATTTAAGTTCTACATCTTtggttatatttgtgttttcttttgtattcATAGTATTCTTTATAATAAgctttatggttaaactgtgaAATAACGATAACGCACCTGGGCGCCCCATGCCGATCTTCTCCAGGTCTTCGCTCTTCACGTAGTCGAAGTGTGAAAGTCGAGTGACGTTGAGCTCATCGCGGATCCGCAGGAAgtactgctgcagctgcacgtctgtcagcagctccagcagccacTCGGTGCCCTCGTCGCTctgcatctgcacacacacacacacacacacacagacacacacacacacacacacacacacagacacacacctgtgttAGCGTTCAGCCTGTAGAAAGTCATGTTTATGGACAGACTGTAATGTGaagggagaaaaggaggagcTGCTCTCAGCTTCATTAAGGCAAAGATCATCAggacaatattaaaatcactaGAAAAACATCTTTGCTCtcaagtttttaaatataaaaactgccTGATTGATGGATTATTATCTGCAACACAATATCAATTAATCTATTCATCATTTTCTTGATGAACTGCTCAATCCCTTCGTCTATAAAACCGTTTAAATTCCAAATAATGAACCATACAGTCACTGAGTAGAGTTCTTACGTCCACTAAGGCCAaaattgtgtgtgttcacccccccagcccccccgcccatcacacacacacgtaatcaCACACCCCATCTATGATATCACCAGAACCATGAAGCCCCCAGACACcctcctgcacacaaacacacaacctcagcatctacacacacacaagcagattaCAATGAGACAACACAAAAGAAACATCAGTGCACATCCACCCACCACTTTACCATTTGCCCCCCGACACGTTCCTggatcctcctctcctcttcgtcctcctcctccccctcctcctctcctctgccgaAGGGGAGTCGCTGGTACACGTAGCTCTCCCCCATACTGTAACCGCTCCTCTCGTCCTCGGCTCctgattctctttctctcttttttctggctctcctcctcctctcttccgtCTGGCTGCTATTCAGAGGAGGCGTTAGCTTGTAGCACCACTGAGTCGGGTTTAGCTAATCTCCTCTCGGCTCCGTGACCTTCTCTGCTCGATCAATacgcgcatgcacacacaccaacacgccCGGGAGGCGTCTGacgccgctctctctctctctctctctggtcgtTTCACCTAAAACCATCTACAGCCcgtcttccctccctccctccgttcCCCCTTTCCCTCCCTGCTGACTCACGACCTGCAGCGTCAGACACCTCCGTGcatcccctcttctctccatcttctcctctcgttctccatctccatctccctccgGCTCTGCAGCCGAGCAGCCGAGCGTCTGACGTTAAATAATTCAGCGGCTCTAACaagaggatgagagggagagagggggagacctcggaggagggagggagggagggagggagggagggagggagggagggagggagaacaTGGAGATGGAGATACAGTgggtggacagatggatgaagAAATGAATGGATGGTTCAGCCAGAAATCATaaattcccagcatgcatttgATAGATGCAGATGGTCGTTGAGCTCGACATCAAGCTTCACATCTATGAAGGAGGGATGATGATGGTTTggtgaattaaaaaatgtaaaatcagaTCTGGAGGCGGATTTTCCCTGACGTCAGGATCACTTTTAAATGAGTAGGTGCATTAAATAATAtcattatataatttatattgaGGAACGAAGCAGAGATGATTGAGAAAACCAGGATCAGTAAGAACAATGAGTCAATTAGTCGTATAGATACTCATAGATACTATAGAAATAAGGACAAGGGAGAAATACTGAACTTCCACCAAGTCAAGCTATCTGGTGCATGAACTGCAGCGGCTGtgtcggtctgtgtgtgtgtgtgtgtgtgtgtgtgtgtgtgtgtgtgtgtgtgtgtgtgcatgtgtgtgtgcacgtgtggcCTAAATGAGCACAAAATCTGAGGTTTCATCTCTGCGTGTTGAATCCAGGCCGATGctccaaaaatagaaaaagtgaATCTAGCTCACGTTCACTCGCTGgcaagagaagagaggaggtgagaagaggaggatgagcttcttcacttctcttctctgcaTCAGAAGCCTGAGACtcaattaacacacacactgatgattcCTCTGTGTGATGAAGCCAGGATCTACTGTGTACTTTCATCGGAATCAGCGTTAGCGTTTGCTGATACGGGCCGATATGAAGGTTTTTATCGTACAGAAAAACGCTTATCGTACACAACTCTTaaaatttattttatgtttacaaactgatgatgtgatgatcatagactgtgtataaagatgaacgacacgtctccacttcctgccactatccagaaatgaagccaaaatatcctggatacaaacgctgccatcttgtggcgaTGAGGTAATTTGGAGTCTCCAGTAGCGATCGACCAATCACTAGTTAGCTGTCAATTACCTCGTTAtacaactaattaaaaccaaatttagtGGACAAGAAACCACGTTCACAGAACATTTGAAATTTAACATCTACTTTGACTTTACAGATTGGTCAATttctcatccactaacatggaggaggtggactgACCTATACTGGTTAATTTGTGAGTTATTCACATTTAGATAAAGTCTATGTTGATGGTATCTGTTGTTTAGTGAATTAGACGGACTGAACAGTAGAGCTTCTCACCCTGACGTCTGGAGGATCAGGGATTAAAGCTGCATCAGGAGAGACTGAGGTCACCGGAGGTCACCTGGACACGGCCATGGACCGAGGGAACCCacatctaaacacacacagggcgacAAAGAGAGTCAGCATTTGattccagaaacacacacacacaacatatgtGAGAGGCAGGAAATGACAGGGAGGCTGAGGAAGCTAAATTTACTCTTGTTTGAAGAAGGAAAAAGCCACAAGGAAAACTGGAGTTCATGGGTTACTATAAAGAGAGCAGCAGGATAAGTCCCAGCCGAGACGGACTGAGAGAACAACacagagtgacagagacagacaggagcagACCTGGCAACCCAGCGTCCATATGTCCCTGTTTTCACTGTGAGGAGGCTCAGACTGAAATTCTCAAGTCTTTCAAGGTGAATCCAATTAAGTTCAAGTCtgaatattgaatttaaaaatagattttattctctttctgttgttttcatgtttgagCTGAGATCGAATTTTAAGTATTTGAAATGAGCGTCTATTATacgctgtaaataaagatggacgacagctcctaaaagtgaagccaaactgtctcatttgccccctggtggctgctgcCATATAGTTCATaaaccttgcctcctccatgttatcgGTTGGGACCAGAGCTGTATCTCAAATAAGTGACTGCATCCTTCTGACTCTGCATTTAAAGACCAATTGTGTCCCATCAACGCGACTAGACTGTCCCATTTCTTAAGGCTCCTCTCGATGAGGCCAACAAATGCCTCCTTCCATCTCTGAGAACCAGATGAATCCTTCCTGGTCCGACctttcccaggattcattgtgcTTAAGTGACAAACTGTTTCCCAAAGTGGCAGCGACAGGCTTAACTGGCGACAGCAATAAGGAGAGGAGTGTAATCCAGAAATCCTCTGAAGACCAGACTGTCTCATTTAGGTTCAGCCCATGAAGGAGGGAGGTCTCTGTTGTCCATGTGGACTGTTGTCCTCCAAAGGATGCAGACGCTTTAAGGAGAGACAGctatggaccaaactaaaaggtcaaagtctACGTAAGAAAAAATgctttaaaagaacaaataaaagccCATTTGTGAAGAATTAGTGAAGATATCActtaaaatcctgttttttgagagaaaaacaagggAATATTTGGAGTTATTTTCCTGGCAATGTTATAATCTTGGACATGAATTTTAATattgttaaattaaattcccacaaacaaaaaatgttcttTAAAATAGTAAACATTTCTAAATCAATGAGATACATACTAAATATCAGTGCACCTGTGCATCTGCAGGGGTTTTAACACACGTTTTAACATCTTGCATTATtttgaataaagacaaaaacaggtCAAAGAATACGTAATAAGAAATgctttaaaagaacaaataaaagccCATTTGTGAAGAATTAGTGAAGATATCActttaaatcctgttttttgAGAGCAAAAACAAGGAAGTATTTGGAGTTATTTTCCTGGCAATGTTAGAATCTTGGACATGAATTTTAATACTGTTAAATGAAATTCCCACAAACAAAAATTGTTCTTTAAAATAGTAATCTTTTCTAAATCAATGAGATACATACTAAATATATATTAGTGCACCTGTGCATCTGCAGGGGTTTTCACACGTTTTAACATCTTGCATTATtttgaataaagacaaaaacaggtCAAAGTATACGTAATAAGAAATgctttaaaagaacaaataaaagcacatttgtGAAGAATTAGTGAAGATATCActtaaaatcctgttttttgaGAGCAAAAACAAGGGAATATTTGGAGTTATTTTCCTGGCAATGTTAGAATCTTGGACATGAATTGTAAtacttttaaatgaaattcCCACAAACAAAAATTGTTCTTTAAAATAGTAATCTTTTCTAAATCAATGAGATACATACTAAATATATATTAGTGCACCTGTGCATCTGCAGGGGTTTTTAACACGTTTTAACATCTTGCATTATtttgaataaagacaaaaacagagggagagataaaaagaaaaggaagaagtcgtgacagagagaaacagagagaaccagagatgTGATGAATGAGAAGAGACTTGAATtgatggagctgctgcttcagtgtAAAGCTTCTTATCTTCATGTTAAATCTGATTTTTACTATTCAAACAGTTTAAACGTTATTATctgttcattttgtatttttacattttacatttgtcgACTGGAGGCTGCAGAGAGAACGAACCCGGGATACAGACCTCTGCAGCCGGGCTCCGCAGCGGGAGGACTCGGTCCTTTCCTCCGGTGTCTCCTCGCTCCTCGACCCGGGTGTCAGCGGCTGCAGCCCGGCGTGGAGTCGCGCTGTTCACCGGGGGAAACGATGACTTCCACCGGATCCGTTATCTTCGTCTGTTACCGTTAATAAATCGTTAGGCTGCCGCAGATTAATGAGCGTAACGGTGCGTAACCTCCGTACGTGAATAACAAACAGCGCCCCCGCTCTCCGTGCACCGGAATTACCAAAATAaagccacttcctgtttcaggaGGAGCtgacttcagaataaaagcacagaTTTAAGGCGTTTAAAGTCGAAGCAACACaaaatcatcattattattttaccaTGAAATTATTATAACGTTTTTAATCCAATCAATCTGttaaaatatgcaaaatgaTTCATAACAATGTCATTTTATGCTGGTAAGACTTTAAACACCTCACACTgacgcttttattttgaagtacaGATACATTTTGTGGTGGTTATATAAATTGAGTTAAATACATaggtttaaaatatatatcagtatatattttatatctttttatgaATCATATCGAGAAATATATTGTAATATGCATGTATATATTATTAGAAATGTCTGATTGTgagaaatatatacatttttgtattttgtataatCATACGTAGTAATATGTGTATCAGTTTTACCTATACATACATCACTGGGTGAAAATTGTGCATTTAATCTGAAAGGCAGGCCACAGGGAGCAGAACACTGAATTTGGACACATACACATGATGCTAAGCAAGAGGATTTATTTCTATTCTCTGCAGAACGTGGGAATCACAGGAACATCATTGCAAAAATAATTCAAGTTCAGGAACTGAAATCGTTCAGATACAGTTTAACTTTGAGCGACACAGTGAAATCCAGTTTCTgaattcaacattttctttctgaTTCTTGTAACCAAAGTCCCAAAGGAAAACAGTGACAAGCTGAACAGAACTGacgtgagaaaacagcagagtcTGCTCAAATAATCTGAATAATGAAGCAAAGGGATGTTGTTGGGTAAGTGTCACTAAATAAAGCAGATTTTAAACATATTCAGGGTTTATATACTTATTTTCTTCTAAAAGCTCCATCCACTTTAGCAGGGTTTCATTTTGAAGCTTATACGTaacatttgaattgtttttaatatcagttatagaatatgttttatttcttttcattctAGGGAAAACACTGAGTGTCCAACCTTTATAGGAAGAAGGTATTAAATAGAGGAACAACAGCCACGCTCTGTGTGTATCAGTAGAAACAGAACGAGTTGGTCGAATCGTCATTTAAAGGAAGGTTTTATCAGGTTTGTAATTTGTTTCAGGTCGGTTGAAACACAGCAACATGCAGGTTAAGTGGAAGcatggatttaaaaacacatgcagAGACAGTTATGGTTTAACTTTGGTCATTTTaaagtcacaaacacaaagcgaGAGAACTAGACTGACAGAGCAGGTATGTTGCAGACTATACTGTGCTAAAGTACcatgatatattatattatacgcTATAATATTCTACTGTATGTGTACAGAGCTGCTTGAttgcaaaacacaacaaaagtcTGAAGCCCCATCAAGGTGCATTCATTTCTTTAACAGGGCGGAGGTGTGATGCTTCCTCCTTCTATCAGTGGAGCAAGACACTGGTATTCTTCTCTGCTGGGCTTTAACTTGAGCTTTGATTGGTTTGATTTCATGTCTGGTGCCATTTGAATTAAGCCAAATTCACTTTGAGCAGTTCCAGCGAGTCAGgcagatttattattatttattcacaaGGGATATTGGAGAAAAAGATTTCCTCCTGAGGTGTAGGTCACGTTGACTGACATCCATATGTGTTTAATGTCAGTGTGTAAAGAATGGATTGAGTTATGGCTAAGAGAAGTTTAATGTTTCACTTAAATTCACACCCAAGTATCTTTTCCTCTCACTTCAGCTCTTCAGTGCCCCCATGTGGAGGCTTGTGGCCTTGTCCTCACT
The genomic region above belongs to Limanda limanda chromosome 20, fLimLim1.1, whole genome shotgun sequence and contains:
- the tnk2a gene encoding activated CDC42 kinase 1; the encoded protein is MGESYVYQRLPFGRGEEEGEEEDEEERRIQERVGGQMMQSDEGTEWLLELLTDVQLQQYFLRIRDELNVTRLSHFDYVKSEDLEKIGMGRPGQRRLWEAVKRRRALYKRKSWMSKVFPVKRSDADPQQPVPQGASSSRAPAASEPTASLTCLIREAELQLFERLGDGTFGVVRRGEWTGPNGRVLSVAVKCLKAGVLDSDGLDDFIREVNAMHSLSHQNLIRLYGIVLTQPMKMVAELAPLGSLLDRLRKRQGHILILSLCNYAVQVACGMAYLEQRRFLHRDLAARNVLLSTNDTVKIGDFGLMRALPTHTDHYIMEEGHKVPFPWCAPESLKSRSFSHASDTWMFAVTLWEMFTHGQEPWIGLNGSQILHKVDVEAERLSKPEDCPLDVYNVMLQCWSPKPEDRPTFIALRDFLLETMPTDMRSLQDFEDEDKLQIQMNDVITIIEGRAEHYWWRGQNRRTLRFGQFPRHVVTAVAGLSAHDISRPLKHSFIHTGHGDTDPHRSWGHADRIDSLYLGNPMDPPDVLGMEAGIARPTKLPNRAKKQPPPRPPQPAVLLKKPFYDSVMDDYDDDDDPGSSSGLKRLGASLGLKLRPWEGGGALVRSARSEVSLIDFNDDSFSSTTPSPLGETQPPDEDTLKDTPSILDWPLPQPAYDAVATELEDQSEDQEVKSINKGLSEEATPTPGAALVGRSESQSADLFQELQREVMVKLQVPMATGRSLPSSPLPMPLAPFGPHRQILLPPPSPASYASFFEDRPVLPPRSPVPPLRPSKHHPPARPTQPQVRSSSISMGDEEDTPPQIPPRDHAFSQPGSRSSSPLPPAPPPSASPMALPPPPHFVSPRRTAGLLGPLLSSSSSSSSSSAPSQAASHPSRPASSYSSSPLLDPLSFREGRGLSSLIDSSPSSAPAPLPERPAFLERYGAANMVAVKPMMQQQQQPGGAKPNSSYNNNNGRTAAPSMQQEQSITQVQAAVHGVTLEECQSALQGHNWRIPQAISHLKVEQLFRLGLRSRAECEELLQLRQWNLEQASTVLLETFGPHLNR